The Achromobacter deleyi genome has a window encoding:
- a CDS encoding EamA family transporter — protein MSSTQLSRKDYLCALAVVVIWGLNFVVMKVGMRGLSPMMLGALRFALAAFPLILFVRMPRLPWHWIAAYGLVQGLGQFGLLFTALKFGMPAGMASLVIQTQAFFTLLLAAPVLHESARRHHWIGLGVAALGLAVIAGGRGEGPGQMTMLGFVLTLGGAFMWAVSNIIVRLASRKAPGYDPFAFIAWSSAAPVLPFLLLAVLIDGWEPVVGMVTGMGWGEALSVLYLAVLATLVAYTLWTQLLTRHAAAKIAPFSLLVPIVGLWAASMAFGERLQPLQWLGAAFVLAGLVVNQVGGRWLRTR, from the coding sequence ATGTCCAGCACCCAACTTTCCCGAAAAGACTATCTCTGCGCATTGGCGGTCGTGGTCATCTGGGGCCTGAATTTCGTTGTCATGAAGGTCGGCATGCGGGGCTTGTCCCCCATGATGCTGGGCGCGCTGCGGTTCGCGCTGGCCGCCTTCCCCCTCATTCTCTTCGTGCGCATGCCGCGGCTGCCGTGGCATTGGATCGCGGCCTACGGGCTGGTGCAGGGCCTGGGCCAGTTCGGCCTGCTGTTCACCGCGCTGAAGTTCGGCATGCCGGCCGGCATGGCCTCGCTTGTCATCCAGACCCAGGCGTTCTTCACGCTGTTGCTGGCGGCGCCCGTACTGCACGAGAGCGCCCGGCGGCATCACTGGATCGGGCTGGGCGTGGCCGCGCTGGGGCTGGCGGTCATTGCCGGGGGGCGCGGCGAAGGGCCAGGCCAGATGACGATGCTGGGCTTCGTGCTGACGCTGGGCGGCGCGTTCATGTGGGCCGTGTCGAACATCATCGTGCGGCTGGCCAGCCGCAAGGCGCCCGGCTACGACCCCTTTGCCTTCATCGCCTGGAGCAGCGCCGCGCCGGTGCTGCCTTTCCTGCTGCTGGCGGTGCTGATCGACGGCTGGGAGCCGGTGGTGGGCATGGTGACCGGCATGGGCTGGGGCGAGGCGCTGTCGGTGCTCTACCTGGCGGTGCTGGCCACGCTGGTGGCCTATACCCTGTGGACGCAGTTGCTGACGCGCCACGCGGCGGCGAAGATTGCGCCGTTTTCGCTGCTGGTCCCCATCGTGGGACTGTGGGCCGCATCCATGGCTTTTGGCGAGCGCCTGCAGCCTCTGCAGTGGCTGGGCGCGGCCTTTGTGCTGGCCGGGCTGGTCGTCAATCAGGTAGGCGGACGGTGGCTGCGCACGCGCTGA
- a CDS encoding threonine aldolase family protein: MTQRTPAASPATPVDLRSDTVTHPTAAMYERMRTAPIGDDGLDGDPSVRALEAHVAACLGKEAGLFVPSCTMANLLAVLAQTQRNEQVVLESSAHMYTSERGAATFTGLFYQGVSGTDGAMDLNRLEDALQTGGHKLKTSLVAMETSHNNAGGTVLPLDHMQAVHGMARAAGVPVHLDGARLFNAAVALGVPAADISRHADTVSLCLSKGLSAPVGAVLAGSQAVLAKARTLRRMLGGTQRQSGIMAAAGLEGVQAMVERLVEDHDRARKFSEGINRLAPTLSATVPQTNIVQVETADTGMSNAQWVAALQAEGVLTRPWGRTRLRCVTHRHIDDEDIDVAVRAFSTVLKAR, from the coding sequence ATGACCCAGCGGACTCCCGCGGCCTCCCCGGCCACTCCCGTCGACCTGCGCAGCGACACGGTCACCCATCCCACCGCGGCCATGTACGAGCGCATGCGCACCGCGCCTATCGGCGATGATGGACTGGATGGCGATCCCTCCGTGCGCGCGCTGGAAGCCCATGTGGCGGCCTGCCTGGGCAAGGAAGCCGGGCTGTTCGTGCCCAGCTGCACCATGGCCAACCTGCTGGCCGTGCTGGCGCAGACCCAGCGCAACGAGCAGGTGGTGCTGGAATCGTCCGCCCACATGTATACGTCGGAGCGGGGGGCGGCCACGTTCACCGGCCTGTTCTACCAGGGCGTGTCCGGCACCGACGGCGCGATGGACCTGAACCGCCTGGAAGACGCGCTGCAGACCGGCGGGCACAAGCTGAAGACGTCGCTGGTGGCGATGGAAACCTCGCACAACAATGCCGGCGGCACGGTGCTGCCGCTGGACCACATGCAGGCGGTGCACGGCATGGCGCGCGCGGCCGGGGTGCCGGTGCACCTGGATGGCGCGCGCCTGTTCAACGCCGCGGTGGCGCTGGGCGTGCCCGCAGCGGATATCAGCCGCCATGCGGATACGGTGTCGCTCTGCCTTTCCAAGGGGCTGAGCGCGCCGGTGGGCGCGGTACTGGCCGGCAGCCAGGCGGTCCTGGCCAAGGCGCGCACGTTGCGCCGCATGCTGGGAGGCACGCAGCGGCAGTCGGGCATCATGGCGGCGGCGGGCCTGGAAGGCGTGCAGGCCATGGTCGAGCGGCTGGTCGAGGATCACGACCGCGCGCGCAAGTTCAGCGAGGGCATCAACCGGCTGGCCCCGACGCTGTCGGCGACCGTGCCGCAGACCAACATCGTGCAGGTCGAGACCGCCGATACCGGCATGAGTAATGCGCAGTGGGTCGCGGCATTGCAGGCCGAGGGCGTCCTGACCCGTCCGTGGGGCCGCACGCGGCTGCGCTGCGTGACCCACCGGCATATCGACGACGAGGACATCGACGTGGCGGTGCGGGCTTTCTCCACGGTGCTGAAGGCCCGCTGA
- a CDS encoding amino acid ABC transporter ATP-binding protein, producing the protein MIDIRQVSKWYGDFQVLDECSTTVRRGEVVVVCGPSGSGKSTLIKTVNALEPFQKGDITVNGVSVGDPRTNLPKLRAVAGMVFQHFELFPHLSVTENLCLGQVKVLKRGKDEARQRALALLERVGLSAHKDKHPGELSGGQQQRVAIARALSMDPVVMLFDEPTSALDPEMVNEVLDVMTDLAGEGMTMMVVTHEMGFARRVADRVIFMDGGKIVEDCPKEQFFGNVEERAPRTRQFLSKILQH; encoded by the coding sequence ATGATCGACATCAGGCAGGTCAGCAAGTGGTACGGCGACTTCCAGGTGCTGGATGAATGCTCGACCACCGTCCGCCGCGGCGAAGTCGTGGTGGTGTGCGGGCCGTCCGGTTCCGGCAAGTCGACGCTGATCAAGACCGTGAATGCGCTGGAACCCTTCCAGAAAGGCGACATCACGGTCAACGGCGTCTCGGTGGGCGACCCGCGCACCAACCTGCCCAAGCTGCGCGCCGTGGCCGGCATGGTGTTCCAGCATTTCGAGCTGTTCCCGCACCTGTCGGTGACCGAGAACCTGTGCCTGGGCCAGGTCAAGGTGCTCAAGCGCGGCAAGGACGAAGCGCGCCAGCGCGCGCTGGCGCTGCTGGAGCGCGTGGGCCTGTCGGCGCACAAGGACAAGCATCCCGGCGAGCTCTCGGGCGGCCAGCAGCAGCGCGTGGCGATTGCCCGCGCGCTGTCGATGGATCCGGTGGTGATGCTGTTCGACGAGCCGACCTCGGCGCTGGACCCGGAAATGGTCAACGAGGTGCTGGACGTGATGACCGATCTGGCTGGCGAGGGCATGACGATGATGGTGGTGACCCACGAAATGGGGTTTGCCCGCCGCGTCGCCGACCGTGTGATCTTCATGGACGGCGGCAAGATTGTGGAAGACTGCCCCAAGGAGCAGTTCTTCGGCAATGTGGAGGAGCGTGCCCCGCGCACGCGCCAGTTTCTTTCCAAAATTCTGCAGCATTGA
- a CDS encoding amino acid ABC transporter permease, giving the protein MGKFDFDVIWTAMPYLFQTGMTFTLTLTALAAVMGLALGTLLAMMRLSRFKALSVPAGIYVNVMRSIPLLLVIFWFYFLVPYIAAWVVGSPTPLRVGAFNSAVITFTLFEAAYFCEIMRAGIQSIARGQVSASMALGLNHWQGMRYVVLPQAFRNMVPALLTRVIILFQDTSLVYVLSLTDFLGAASKIGQRDGRLVELYLFVAVVYFVICFTASRLVKRLEKRTRVLR; this is encoded by the coding sequence ATGGGCAAATTCGATTTCGACGTTATCTGGACGGCAATGCCGTACCTGTTCCAGACGGGCATGACGTTCACGCTGACGCTGACCGCGCTGGCGGCGGTGATGGGGCTGGCGCTGGGCACGTTGCTGGCGATGATGCGCCTGTCGCGCTTCAAGGCGCTGTCGGTGCCGGCGGGCATCTATGTGAACGTGATGCGTTCGATCCCGCTGCTGCTGGTGATCTTCTGGTTCTACTTCCTGGTGCCTTACATCGCCGCGTGGGTCGTGGGTTCGCCTACCCCCCTGCGGGTGGGGGCGTTCAATTCGGCGGTGATCACATTCACCCTGTTCGAGGCCGCGTACTTCTGCGAGATCATGCGCGCGGGCATCCAGTCGATCGCGCGCGGCCAGGTATCGGCCAGCATGGCGCTGGGCCTGAACCATTGGCAGGGCATGCGCTACGTGGTGCTGCCCCAGGCCTTCCGCAACATGGTGCCGGCGCTGCTGACGCGCGTCATCATCCTGTTCCAGGACACCTCGCTGGTCTATGTGCTGTCGCTGACGGACTTCCTGGGCGCGGCGTCCAAGATCGGCCAGCGCGACGGGCGGCTGGTGGAGCTCTATCTGTTCGTGGCGGTGGTGTATTTCGTGATTTGCTTCACGGCATCGCGTCTGGTCAAGCGGCTGGAAAAGCGCACGCGGGTGCTGCGCTGA
- a CDS encoding amino acid ABC transporter permease, whose amino-acid sequence MNYNWSWNVFLEMSPDGVHTFLETLLIGVGWTLALALTAWVFSLLLGSWLGVMRTAQSRLMNAIGATYVEIFRNVPLLVQMFLWYFVLPELLPHAWGLAMKQMPQPWGQFVPAVLCLGFYGSARVAEQVRAGIQSLPRGQFQAGTALGLTEAQVYRYIILPEAFRIVLPPLTSEFMGTIKYSSVALTIGLLELTGQARSMQEFSFHIFEAFSAATVIYLIINGMVVLGMRLLERHVAVPGLIGSAARNGPAGKGA is encoded by the coding sequence ATGAATTACAACTGGAGTTGGAACGTTTTCCTGGAGATGTCGCCGGACGGCGTGCATACGTTCCTGGAAACGCTCCTGATCGGCGTGGGCTGGACACTGGCCCTGGCATTGACGGCGTGGGTCTTCTCGCTGTTGCTCGGGTCCTGGCTGGGCGTGATGCGCACGGCGCAGTCCCGCCTGATGAACGCCATCGGCGCGACGTACGTGGAGATCTTCCGCAACGTGCCGCTGCTGGTGCAGATGTTCCTGTGGTACTTCGTGCTGCCCGAGCTGCTGCCGCACGCGTGGGGCCTGGCCATGAAGCAGATGCCTCAGCCTTGGGGGCAGTTCGTGCCCGCCGTGCTGTGCCTGGGGTTTTATGGCTCGGCGCGGGTGGCCGAGCAAGTGCGGGCCGGCATCCAGTCGCTGCCGCGCGGCCAGTTCCAGGCGGGCACCGCGCTGGGCCTGACCGAGGCGCAGGTCTACCGCTACATCATTCTGCCGGAGGCCTTCCGCATCGTGCTGCCGCCCTTGACGTCCGAGTTCATGGGCACCATCAAGTATTCGTCGGTGGCGCTGACGATCGGCCTGCTTGAACTGACCGGACAGGCGCGTTCCATGCAGGAGTTCAGCTTCCACATCTTCGAAGCGTTCTCGGCCGCGACGGTGATCTACCTGATCATCAACGGCATGGTCGTGCTGGGCATGCGCCTGCTCGAACGCCATGTCGCGGTTCCCGGACTGATAGGTTCGGCGGCCAGGAATGGCCCGGCCGGCAAGGGCGCCTAG
- a CDS encoding amino acid ABC transporter substrate-binding protein has protein sequence MKALAAISVAALLGSAASAHAEGPSRLDKIRETGVITIGHPETSVPFAYLDGNQKPIGYTVEICQEVAQYVKAALKLPKLEVRYNPTTSATRIPLLANGTIDLECGNTTNNEARHKLVSFAPTTFVAQVVLVARKDGGVDPNDLNSFRGKSIAAQAGGQTFKLILQLNAQGNLGISMAPTKDTAETILMVESGRAAGSANDDGIAYGAVASSKNPDAFVIGTKGLEMAPYGIMEPKDDPAFKKVVDDAVLDLIKTGKVAALYDKYFNSPIPPKQINLKYPMSDALKRALAKPTDSGDPKAYE, from the coding sequence ATGAAAGCACTAGCCGCGATCTCCGTCGCCGCCCTGCTGGGCAGCGCCGCGTCCGCTCACGCCGAGGGCCCCAGCCGCCTGGACAAGATCCGTGAAACCGGTGTCATCACCATCGGCCACCCCGAGACCTCGGTGCCGTTTGCCTATCTGGACGGCAACCAGAAGCCGATCGGCTACACCGTGGAGATCTGCCAGGAGGTCGCCCAGTACGTGAAGGCGGCGCTGAAGCTGCCCAAGCTTGAGGTCCGCTACAACCCGACGACGTCCGCCACCCGCATTCCGCTGCTGGCCAATGGCACGATCGACCTGGAATGCGGCAACACCACCAATAACGAAGCCCGCCACAAGCTGGTGTCGTTCGCGCCCACGACCTTCGTGGCGCAAGTGGTGCTGGTGGCGCGCAAGGACGGTGGCGTGGACCCCAACGACCTGAATTCCTTCCGTGGCAAGTCCATCGCCGCGCAAGCGGGCGGGCAGACGTTCAAGCTGATCTTGCAACTCAATGCGCAAGGCAATCTGGGCATTTCGATGGCGCCCACCAAGGATACGGCCGAGACCATCCTGATGGTGGAATCGGGCCGCGCCGCGGGCTCGGCCAACGACGACGGCATCGCTTATGGCGCCGTGGCTTCGTCCAAGAACCCCGATGCCTTCGTGATCGGCACCAAGGGCCTGGAAATGGCGCCCTACGGCATCATGGAGCCCAAGGACGATCCTGCCTTCAAGAAGGTGGTGGACGACGCCGTGCTGGACCTGATCAAGACCGGCAAGGTGGCGGCGCTGTACGACAAGTACTTCAATTCGCCGATCCCGCCCAAGCAGATCAACCTCAAGTATCCGATGAGCGACGCCCTGAAGCGCGCGTTGGCCAAGCCGACGGACTCGGGCGACCCCAAGGCCTACGAGTAA
- a CDS encoding LysR substrate-binding domain-containing protein produces the protein MAIPRMGLRHIEAFRAVMMTGSMTAAAKRVHTSQPHVSRLIAQLEAITQFPLFDRNGSRLSPTQDGSRFFQEVEKTFIGLAGLESAAASIRSFSASRLSVAAMPRLAGGLLARIVAAFKTEYPDVMVAIHSGNASTVHNWISSGFCDTGLAMLSGETPGIQVEPVLTMNCVAVLPRGHRLAKLKKLKPADFAGEPFIAFPSSTPLREKIDAVFKSAKVERQIVAEAGLGSSICALVGAGLGVALINPLAAREEYEANGVEVRPFSPAVAVTVALLYPPYHTRTRLVSVFSRYAHQLMQEEMADLKARPPR, from the coding sequence ATGGCCATTCCACGGATGGGCTTGAGACACATCGAGGCGTTCCGCGCCGTCATGATGACCGGTTCCATGACGGCCGCCGCCAAGCGCGTGCATACCTCGCAGCCGCACGTTAGCCGCTTAATTGCGCAATTGGAAGCAATCACCCAGTTTCCCTTGTTCGACCGCAACGGCAGCCGCCTGAGCCCCACGCAGGACGGATCGCGCTTCTTTCAAGAGGTGGAAAAAACCTTTATCGGCCTGGCCGGCCTGGAATCGGCGGCGGCCAGCATCCGCTCGTTCAGCGCTAGCCGCCTGAGCGTGGCCGCCATGCCGCGCCTGGCCGGCGGGCTCCTGGCGCGCATCGTCGCGGCCTTCAAGACGGAATACCCGGACGTCATGGTGGCGATCCACTCCGGAAACGCCAGCACGGTCCACAACTGGATCAGCTCGGGCTTTTGCGACACGGGCCTGGCCATGCTCTCCGGCGAAACGCCCGGCATCCAGGTGGAGCCCGTGCTCACGATGAATTGCGTGGCCGTGCTGCCCCGCGGGCACCGCCTGGCCAAACTGAAAAAACTCAAGCCGGCCGACTTCGCCGGCGAGCCGTTCATAGCCTTTCCCAGCAGCACGCCGCTGCGCGAGAAAATCGACGCGGTCTTCAAGAGCGCCAAGGTCGAACGGCAGATCGTGGCCGAGGCCGGCCTGGGCTCGTCGATCTGCGCGCTGGTCGGCGCCGGTCTGGGGGTGGCGCTCATCAACCCGCTGGCGGCTCGCGAGGAATACGAGGCCAACGGGGTCGAAGTCCGGCCCTTCAGCCCCGCCGTGGCGGTGACGGTGGCGCTGCTATACCCGCCGTACCACACGCGCACGCGCCTGGTCAGCGTGTTTTCGCGCTATGCCCATCAGCTCATGCAGGAAGAAATGGCGGACCTGAAGGCCCGCCCCCCGCGCTGA
- a CDS encoding flavin reductase family protein, whose translation MFIDLNALPGPARYKLLTAAIVPRPIAWIVSRDAKGATNVAPFSFFNLMSGDPPLICVGIGLRDGAPKDTARNIAERGEFTVNLVSTRLAARMNVTAVDFPAGVDESLEAGLVLSPSERVAVPRVSQSPVTFECRVHELMRIDNRSLIVADVVAMHVQDDMVADREHLYLDGPKMDLLARLHNPGWYCRPQAAFQMPQLTLAQWEALKLSGEADGYLEQDLA comes from the coding sequence ATGTTCATCGATCTCAACGCCCTGCCGGGACCGGCCCGCTACAAGCTGCTGACGGCGGCGATCGTGCCCAGGCCCATCGCATGGATCGTGTCGCGGGATGCGAAGGGGGCGACGAACGTGGCGCCCTTCTCCTTTTTCAACCTGATGTCGGGCGATCCCCCGCTGATCTGCGTGGGCATCGGCTTGCGGGATGGCGCGCCCAAGGACACCGCGCGCAATATCGCCGAGCGCGGCGAGTTCACGGTGAACCTGGTGTCCACCCGCCTGGCCGCGCGGATGAACGTCACGGCGGTGGACTTCCCGGCGGGTGTGGACGAATCGCTGGAAGCGGGACTGGTGCTGTCGCCTTCGGAACGCGTGGCGGTGCCGCGGGTGTCGCAGTCGCCGGTCACGTTCGAATGCCGCGTGCATGAGCTGATGCGTATCGACAACCGCAGCCTGATCGTGGCCGACGTGGTGGCGATGCATGTGCAGGACGATATGGTGGCCGACCGGGAACACCTGTACCTGGACGGCCCGAAGATGGACCTGCTGGCCCGGCTGCACAACCCGGGCTGGTACTGCCGCCCTCAGGCAGCCTTCCAGATGCCGCAGCTGACGCTGGCGCAATGGGAGGCGCTGAAGCTGTCCGGCGAGGCGGACGGCTATCTGGAACAAGACCTCGCCTAG
- a CDS encoding VOC family protein → MALEVLELHHHAVRMSMGQVAAMGAFYGDVLGLDTDVGRWEIPGIAGYFLDLGNDCQIHLLGSDGPSPYSQGPGRDPVENHVALAVRDIAAAEAELQRQGVDYWKLDNVAAPELMQLFLRDPVGNLIELHQIGRCRCKRSDRVFADAKAAGGAAPARGQTPAQD, encoded by the coding sequence ATGGCGCTGGAAGTTCTGGAGCTGCATCATCACGCGGTGCGCATGTCCATGGGACAGGTCGCGGCGATGGGCGCGTTCTATGGGGACGTGCTGGGACTGGACACGGATGTCGGCCGCTGGGAGATCCCGGGCATCGCCGGATACTTCCTGGATCTGGGCAACGACTGCCAGATCCATCTTCTGGGCAGCGACGGCCCCTCGCCCTACTCCCAAGGTCCGGGCCGGGACCCTGTGGAAAACCACGTGGCGCTGGCCGTGCGGGATATCGCCGCGGCCGAAGCGGAACTGCAGCGCCAGGGGGTGGACTACTGGAAGCTGGACAATGTGGCCGCGCCGGAACTGATGCAGCTCTTCCTGCGCGACCCGGTGGGCAACCTGATCGAGCTGCATCAGATCGGGCGCTGCCGCTGCAAGCGCAGCGACCGCGTGTTCGCCGATGCCAAGGCAGCCGGCGGCGCGGCGCCGGCGCGGGGCCAGACTCCGGCGCAAGACTGA
- a CDS encoding LysR family transcriptional regulator yields MKSLDLNLLLTLDVLIQEGSVVGAARRLNLSTPAMSRSLARIRDAVGDPVLVRSGRGLAPTPRALELREQVRSVVEQAQAVFTAFSQDINLATLTRVFTLRANDVFVGGYGGRLREHLRRHAPRTVLRFVSEGEDDADALSGDADLYIGSSQKFGADIKVQSLFTTSFCGLARNEHPIFNGDITPQRFAACDHVSVSRRGRSQGPIDLALAEMGLARQVSLITPTFHAAIFALADSDLLLPSMPEHLIPGVKRLGLALRAFPVPVPLAPVTVVQAWPPRLDSDPAHRWLRQTIKQVCDTVS; encoded by the coding sequence ATGAAATCGCTAGACCTCAACTTGCTGCTGACGCTGGACGTGCTGATCCAGGAAGGCAGCGTCGTCGGGGCGGCGCGCCGGCTCAATCTCAGCACGCCGGCCATGAGCCGCAGCCTTGCCCGCATCCGCGACGCCGTGGGTGACCCCGTACTGGTGCGTTCAGGCCGGGGGCTTGCGCCCACGCCGCGGGCGCTGGAACTTCGCGAGCAGGTCCGGAGCGTGGTTGAACAGGCGCAAGCCGTGTTCACCGCCTTCAGCCAGGACATCAATCTGGCCACGCTTACCCGCGTCTTCACCCTGCGCGCCAACGACGTGTTCGTGGGCGGCTACGGCGGACGCCTGCGCGAGCACCTGCGCCGCCATGCGCCGCGCACCGTGCTGCGTTTCGTATCGGAAGGCGAGGACGACGCCGACGCCTTGAGCGGCGACGCCGATCTCTATATCGGTTCGTCGCAGAAGTTTGGCGCCGACATCAAGGTACAGAGCCTGTTCACCACGTCTTTCTGCGGGCTGGCGCGCAACGAACACCCCATCTTCAACGGCGACATCACGCCGCAGCGCTTCGCCGCCTGCGACCACGTCAGCGTGTCGCGCCGCGGCCGCTCGCAAGGTCCCATCGACCTGGCCTTGGCCGAGATGGGGCTGGCCAGGCAGGTCTCGCTCATCACCCCGACTTTCCACGCCGCCATCTTCGCCCTGGCCGACTCCGACCTGCTGCTGCCGTCCATGCCGGAACACCTGATCCCCGGCGTCAAGCGCCTGGGCCTGGCGTTGCGGGCCTTCCCCGTACCGGTGCCCCTGGCCCCGGTCACGGTGGTGCAGGCCTGGCCGCCACGGCTGGACAGCGATCCCGCGCACCGATGGCTGAGACAGACCATCAAGCAGGTGTGCGACACGGTTTCGTGA
- the gyrB gene encoding DNA topoisomerase (ATP-hydrolyzing) subunit B translates to MSDQQNTTSENSGYGADSIKMLKGLEAVRKRPGMYIGDTSDGTGLHHMVFEVVDNAIDEALAGYCDDIVVTIHTDNSISVTDNGRGIPTDIHKDDEFHRSAAEIVMTELHAGGKFDQNSYKVSGGLHGVGVSCVNALSEWLRLTIRRNGQVHQMEFRQGERVAPLAATGTTDKRGTEVRFLADPLIFNNIEYHYEILSKRLRELSFLNNGVKIRLIDQRQGKEENFAFSGGVKGFVEYINRAKTVLHPNVFSVSTESAAGGVSVGVEVAMQWNDSYSESVLCFTNNIPQRDGGSHLTGLRAAMTRILNKYIADNELAKKAKVETSGDDMREGLACVLSVKVPEPKFSSQTKDKLVSSEVRPAVEEAVARTLETWLLEHPNDAKALCNKIVEAARAREAARKAREMTRRKSVLEGAGLPGKLADCQEKDPALCELYIVEGDSAGGSAKQGRDRKFQAILPLRGKVLNVEKARFDRLIASEQIATLITALGTSIGPDFNVDKLRYHRLIIMTDADVDGAHIRTLLLTLLYRQMPELVQRGYVYIAQPPLYKVKVGREERYLKDDQEEAQFMLQLALKDAEIISGGNIIRGEELTDLARQYVAADGVIARLARVFDVGALSAMAEGVEINLESAESTADSAKRLADAMRDPINGNGVEVVPQFDEATERHRLSVQRMHHGNVRVSIIDADFVNGSDYVILSKAAKSFLGKVGTRSLAARGEGEKRKEQTVSDFREAMQWLRSEADRSISKQRYKGLGEMNPEQLWETTMDPKVRRLLRVQIEDAIAADEVFTTLMGDDVEPRRAFIEAHALSAGNIDA, encoded by the coding sequence ATGTCAGATCAGCAGAACACCACTTCCGAGAACAGCGGCTACGGCGCTGACTCGATCAAGATGCTCAAGGGGCTGGAGGCCGTGCGCAAGCGCCCCGGCATGTACATCGGCGACACGTCCGATGGCACGGGCTTGCACCACATGGTGTTCGAAGTCGTGGATAACGCCATCGACGAAGCCCTGGCCGGCTATTGCGACGACATCGTCGTCACGATCCACACCGACAACTCCATCTCGGTGACCGATAACGGCCGCGGCATCCCGACCGATATCCACAAGGACGACGAATTCCACCGCAGCGCGGCGGAAATCGTCATGACCGAGCTCCATGCCGGCGGCAAGTTCGACCAGAACTCCTACAAGGTGTCCGGCGGCCTGCACGGCGTGGGCGTGTCCTGCGTGAACGCCCTGTCCGAATGGCTGCGGCTGACGATCCGCCGCAACGGCCAGGTGCATCAGATGGAATTCCGCCAGGGCGAGCGCGTTGCGCCCCTGGCGGCGACCGGCACGACCGACAAGCGCGGCACCGAAGTGCGCTTCCTGGCCGATCCGCTCATCTTCAACAACATCGAATACCACTACGAGATCCTCTCCAAGCGTCTGCGCGAGCTCTCGTTCCTGAACAACGGCGTGAAGATCCGCCTGATTGATCAGCGCCAGGGCAAGGAAGAGAACTTCGCGTTCTCGGGCGGCGTGAAGGGTTTCGTCGAATACATCAACCGCGCGAAGACCGTGCTGCATCCCAACGTGTTCTCGGTCAGCACCGAGTCCGCGGCGGGCGGCGTGTCGGTCGGCGTGGAAGTGGCGATGCAGTGGAACGACAGCTACAGCGAAAGCGTGCTGTGCTTCACCAACAACATCCCGCAGCGCGACGGCGGCTCGCACCTGACCGGTTTGCGCGCGGCCATGACCCGCATCCTGAACAAGTACATCGCCGACAACGAGCTGGCCAAGAAGGCCAAGGTCGAGACCTCGGGCGACGACATGCGCGAAGGCCTGGCCTGCGTGCTGTCGGTGAAGGTGCCCGAGCCCAAGTTCAGCAGCCAGACCAAGGACAAGCTGGTTTCCAGCGAAGTGCGTCCGGCCGTTGAAGAAGCCGTGGCCCGCACGCTGGAAACCTGGCTGCTGGAGCACCCGAACGACGCCAAGGCGCTGTGCAACAAGATCGTCGAAGCCGCCCGCGCCCGCGAAGCCGCGCGCAAGGCGCGCGAGATGACGCGCCGCAAGAGCGTGCTGGAAGGCGCCGGCCTGCCCGGCAAGCTGGCCGACTGCCAGGAAAAGGACCCCGCGCTGTGCGAGCTGTACATCGTCGAGGGCGACTCCGCAGGCGGCTCGGCCAAGCAAGGCCGCGACCGCAAGTTCCAGGCCATCCTGCCGCTGCGCGGCAAGGTGCTGAACGTGGAGAAGGCGCGCTTTGACCGCCTGATCGCCAGCGAGCAAATCGCCACCCTGATCACGGCCCTGGGCACCAGCATCGGCCCGGATTTCAACGTGGACAAGCTGCGCTATCACCGCCTCATCATCATGACCGACGCGGACGTAGACGGCGCGCACATCCGCACCCTGCTGCTCACGCTGCTGTATCGCCAGATGCCCGAGCTGGTGCAGCGCGGCTATGTGTATATCGCCCAGCCGCCGCTGTACAAGGTCAAGGTCGGCCGCGAAGAACGGTACCTGAAGGACGACCAGGAAGAAGCGCAGTTCATGCTGCAGCTGGCGCTGAAGGACGCCGAGATCATCTCGGGCGGCAACATCATCCGCGGCGAAGAGCTGACGGACCTGGCCCGCCAGTACGTGGCGGCGGACGGCGTCATCGCCCGCCTGGCGCGCGTGTTCGACGTGGGCGCGCTGTCGGCCATGGCCGAAGGCGTGGAGATCAACCTGGAATCCGCCGAAAGCACCGCGGACTCCGCGAAGCGCCTGGCCGATGCCATGCGTGATCCCATCAACGGCAACGGCGTGGAAGTCGTGCCGCAGTTCGACGAGGCCACCGAGCGTCATCGCCTGTCCGTGCAGCGCATGCACCACGGCAACGTGCGCGTCAGCATCATCGACGCCGACTTCGTCAACGGATCTGACTACGTCATCCTGTCCAAGGCCGCCAAGAGCTTCCTGGGCAAGGTCGGTACGCGTTCGCTGGCCGCGCGCGGCGAAGGCGAAAAGCGCAAGGAACAGACGGTGTCGGATTTCCGCGAAGCCATGCAATGGCTGCGCAGCGAAGCGGACCGCAGCATCTCCAAGCAGCGCTACAAGGGTCTGGGTGAAATGAACCCGGAACAGCTGTGGGAAACCACGATGGACCCGAAGGTGCGCCGCCTGCTGCGCGTGCAGATCGAAGACGCCATTGCGGCCGACGAGGTCTTCACCACGCTGATGGGCGACGACGTCGAGCCGCGCCGCGCGTTCATTGAAGCGCACGCGCTGTCGGCGGGCAATATCGACGCCTGA